The genomic window ATGACAGTCGAGACATTTTCCCTGTGGGTTGGTGTGAAATTTCCGGACATCCTCTTCAACATCCTGGTCAAAAAACATATCCTGGTAAAGCCAAAGTTATTACTAACATAGTGGACTCTTCTTCATCCTCCTCCAGTTTAATTTCTCCAATGACAATTAATACTTCACCTAAATCTAATTCTGTAGTAGGATTACCTGACAGTAGTCATAGAAACAATTCTCCCTCCATTAGTACGACATCCTCTGCATCAGCGGCTATTAATGGAAATATTGGCCACAAAATGAACTCACCATCTACTGTGGGTCAACCAACCatcaaaatttttgttaataaaaagaaaataagaggCTCTTCAAGCTTGGGACCATTtttggatatgaaaaaaattgaggagCTACCCCGAATATTTGGGCCTGGTCCTATTAATCGTGTCTTGAGGGAATCCGTGCAAAACTTGGTTGATTGCTCTATGaaccaaaaagaaatatttggttTACTTCGACAGGGTGAGGGCCGTGTCATTATTCTAGCCTCTTTCGAAGACAAGATGCAAACTGTTCGTCTACCTGTGATCGAGTCTGAAGAGGCTGTTTGGGATTTCAtcgaaattttatttgaagagctgcgttgtgaaatattttatgtaaaggAAGAGTTTAAAGGAGAAGATACGATGAATGAGAGACTAAGCGAGGATGAGGAGAAAAAGAATGATGTATCCTCCTCTTCTTCCTctttaaatgatgataaaaagaaaCAGGACAAGTCAGTGCCGTCCGTGTCTTCACCCATGCAGCAAGTTGAATTACTACCCTTGAAAGATGAGATTGAAGAAAAGGAATCTCAACAACCTTTAAAACGCAAACAAATTAATAACACTGAGCATGACCTCGTCGGTAAACCCTTTAATCCTAAATCACAAAAATTTGATACAGCTACATCTACTCCAAATAATACCACCCTTGCTTCAGATAACAAAAGGCCCAAGTCTCCATCGATAGCTACACCCGTTCAACCTAGACCTAGAGGTCGCCCTGCGGGTTCCAAAAACAAAACCCCATCGTCCAGTCGACTTTCTAAACCTCAAAATAATAGTCAACAACAATCAACTCCATTGCAGCAAAATAGCTCTGCAACGAAGTCTTCGAATTCCGGGCAAAATGCGTCTTCATCTTCTCCCAAGCGGGTTCCCATTTATCACAAtgctcataaaatatatcaagctCAATTATCCGCAGCCAACACTGATAATCCTGTAACAACGGGGGCTACACACATCTTGCATCCCTCCTCAATTCCTATTGTGACAAATCATTTGGCTGCAGTTCCAAATAATGAAACTTTCTATGCTACTGCTGCTCAAGTAAATTCTAACTCAAGTGGTGTTGCACTACCTCCGGCATACACTGTGGTAACTGCTGCACCTACGACACTATTAACTCCTGTTACAGAAATGCCACCTGGAACTATGTTTAACATCACTAACAATGATGATGTACCTGAGGATGAGGAAATGACTGAGGATGTAAAAGGATTTTCCCATTCTCC from Lepeophtheirus salmonis chromosome 1, UVic_Lsal_1.4, whole genome shotgun sequence includes these protein-coding regions:
- the Scm gene encoding polycomb protein SCMH1, whose translation is MSVNSNGGSHQVPSASMACNHCKETSKVLKYVIPTADGKFEFCSEPCLMGYRKAKKQAQTNGDASPNNNNNNSTSTKSSNNHNNNHHHDTPSNAGGGDRDQEVSFCWKDYIIESGAIPAPATCFRQSIVPPSNEFKINDKVEALDPRSQSTCVATVVGCMGGRVRLRLDGSDTKNDFWLMVDSGDLNQIGTCEKNGGMLQPPIGYTLNAINWPKFLIKTLNGAVIATSKCFKKEPVKPRRNYFQKGQKLEAVDRKNPVLICPASVSEVEGDNIYVTFDGWKGAFDYWCRYDSRDIFPVGWCEISGHPLQHPGQKTYPGKAKVITNIVDSSSSSSSLISPMTINTSPKSNSVVGLPDSSHRNNSPSISTTSSASAAINGNIGHKMNSPSTVGQPTIKIFVNKKKIRGSSSLGPFLDMKKIEELPRIFGPGPINRVLRESVQNLVDCSMNQKEIFGLLRQGEGRVIILASFEDKMQTVRLPVIESEEAVWDFIEILFEELRCEIFYVKEEFKGEDTMNERLSEDEEKKNDVSSSSSSLNDDKKKQDKSVPSVSSPMQQVELLPLKDEIEEKESQQPLKRKQINNTEHDLVGKPFNPKSQKFDTATSTPNNTTLASDNKRPKSPSIATPVQPRPRGRPAGSKNKTPSSSRLSKPQNNSQQQSTPLQQNSSATKSSNSGQNASSSSPKRVPIYHNAHKIYQAQLSAANTDNPVTTGATHILHPSSIPIVTNHLAAVPNNETFYATAAQVNSNSSGVALPPAYTVVTAAPTTLLTPVTEMPPGTMFNITNNDDVPEDEEMTEDVKGFSHSPTLPPDEWSTEEVISRISQLDPTLGPHVELFRSHEIDGKALLLLTSDMMLKYMEMKLGPALKICNIIDMFQGRKHLPVPPP